In Deltaproteobacteria bacterium, the following are encoded in one genomic region:
- a CDS encoding PLDc N-terminal domain-containing protein has protein sequence MDLKTIGTVLVLTVPFFFLTIWALVDCLQKDFGSIGKKAVWGLIAAVPFVGAIVYFIFGFRKGKRI, from the coding sequence ATGGACCTAAAAACCATCGGGACCGTGCTCGTTTTGACCGTGCCGTTTTTCTTTCTGACGATCTGGGCGCTTGTCGACTGCCTGCAGAAGGATTTCGGCAGCATCGGCAAAAAGGCCGTCTGGGGATTAATCGCCGCGGTCCCGTTTGTCGGTGCCATCGTCTACTTCATTTTCGGTTTCAG